DNA from Acidobacteriota bacterium:
CCCGAAATTGATCAACCTGATCGTTTTCTCAAAGACCTCAACCACCAGAAACCGGTGCACTGGTTTAATGAGTTTCCCGAAGTGTTTGCCTGTGGCGGGTTTGAGGTAATTCTGGGGAATCCGCCCTACGTCAAACTCAACAAGCACACGATTGACTATCAGCTATCTGGATTTACAACCCTCCCGTGCCAGGATTTGTATGCCTGTGTTCTCGAACGAGCCTATGGGCTTTTGAAAACTGGTGGTCGGTTGGGGGTGATTGTCCCGATTTCAATGTTTGGTACGGATGGGTTTTCAACGCTCCAGGCCGAGACGTTACGGCAATTTCACCTTTTGTGGGTTGCCTGGTTTGCCAATCGTCCGGCACAACTTTTTGATGGAGCACAAAAACGCCTGACAATTGTCCTTGGACGAAAAGGCGCGCAAACCGGGACGACCATTCATACCACGGCTTACATTCGCTGGTGGAAAGAAGAGCGGGAACATTTGTTTGAAACCCGGATTGGGTACGCCAGGCCAGCCAGTCCTTTTCAGGTTTTTGCGCAGGCACTTGAAAAACTCGGCAGTGATTTAGAAGTGAATCTGTTTCACAAGCTGGTATCGGCTTCATCTGGCAGGATGCGGGAAAGCCTGTCTCCGAATGGGGTTGAGCGGTGCTACTACACGCGGAAATTCGGTTATTTTCTTGCGTTTACCGACTTCATTCCACATATGATGGATCTGAAAACCAGGCAGAACCGGCGACCATCTGAATTAAAAGAGCTTCGTTTTCAATCAAAGGACACCTGTCTGGCAGCGATTGCGGTTTTGAGTTCATCAACCTTTTTCTGGTTTTGGAATGTCCTTTCAGATTGCCGAAATTTGAACCGGCGTGACATCCTGGCCTTTCCCTTGAATGTTGCCAGTCTGCCATCTGACCTGAAAGAACCATTGAGCGAGCTGGGACGATGCTATCTGGATGCGCTCAAGGCAACTTCAACCACTATGCTCAAAAGTGGGCTTTCTGTCGAAACCTTTGAGTACAAAGCCTGTAAGCCAATTCTGGATGAAATTGATCGGCTTTTAGCCAACCAATTTGGTTTCACGGCTGAAGAACTCGATTTCATTCTCAACTATGATTTCAAGTACCGGATGACAAGGTGACAAGGGGACAGGGTGACAAAGGGACAAGGGGACAGGGTGACAAGAGGACAGGGAGACAAGGGAAAGTACTATGCAGGCAGTCATTTTGATTGGCATTCAGGCCACGGGAAAATCAACGTTTTATCGCGAAAAGTTTTTCAATACCCATATCCGCATCAATCTGGATATGCTCAAAACCCGTCATCGTGAAACCATTCTGTTGCATGCCTGCCTTGAAGCAAAGCAACCCTTTGTGATTGACAACACCAATCCAACTCGTGCAGAACGAGCCAGATACATTACCTCGGCAAAGGAATTCGGCTTTTCAGTCGTTGGATATTTTTTCGAATCGAGGCTTCGGGATGCACTGGCTCGCAACCTTACTCGAACTGGAACTGCCCACATTCCAGAAAAGGGCATTGGCGGCACCGCCAGACGATTAGAACTTCCCAGTTTGGCCGAAGGCTTTGATGAACTCTCTTTTGTCAGGATTGAAAACGGCGGGTTTGTGGTTGAACCGTGGAGAGATGGGTAGAGCTTGGGGCTGAAAATACCAGGGCTCAGGGCTTAGTATAAGTCCCCATAAATAGGGGATGAAATTCGACCACTCGCTAGCAGAAACATTGGTTTTCGCCCGGATGGGCGGTGGAAAATAGCCGGTGGCAAGTGTCGCTTTGGATACGCGGCCACCGGACAGAGCCGCCATCACGGGTTCGCGCCCGGATGGGCGCTGGAACAGGAGTCGTGAGCCAGCAGCCGAAACTTCGACGAAAACCGGGACCCAAACCAGCTTCCAGCGCCCATCCGGGCGCGAACCACTGCGGACCGAAGCTCCGGTGGTATGCCCAAAGCGGCAAACCACCGGCTATTGTCCGGCGCCCATCCGGGCGGAAGCCAATTGGGAATCACCGAAATTCCATCCCCCATTTATGAGGACTTGTACTTAGGGCTGAAGACTCGCAAGCTCGGGGCAATCGAAGGGATGAGGGATGAAATAAAACCAATTCTTCAGCCCTCAGCCCCAAGCCCTCAGCCCTGGTTTTCTCAGCCCTCTGTCTTCAGCCCAATTGGTTACTTGCGCAGGCGCATCCCAAGGCTGATCATAATGCCATGTCCTCGGTAAGCTCCGCTAAATGCCGGGTTTACTTGAGGTTCGACAATACGTTCACGGCCAATGAGACCAGCGATGCCAACATTGAACCATTGTCCAAAAAGCTTTTTGTAAATGGCGCCGCTGACATCAATGCCACCAGTATTGATCAATCCAGGATTGATAAACTGATCACGGAATCCATCCGAGGTAAACGCCAACCCAAAATTGAGGCGGGTGGTGTCATTGACGGTGTAGATTGAGCCAAAACGCACGGAATGCACATTCTTGGCATTGATCGTCTGTGACAGGAGCGGCTGCCCGCTTTGCTCGCTTTTCACCACGACGGTTTCCAATGCGTTTGGATAATCATAGAACCGATAGTCAGCCACGAAGGTGAAGTTCTTGGTGGCTTTGAACTGGACACCGCTTTCAACCACCTGAGGGAGTTTAAACTGGGTTGTGATGTTGGTTGTGAACGGGATCAATTGCAGTCCTCCAGTGGTGGGGCGAGGAATGGCGGTTGTCAAATCACCCGTCATGTCATATTCACGTCGGCTTTTGTAGTTGAACCCAAAATTGACTTTCTCTGTTGGGCGAAGATGCACGCCAATGCTAAATCCAGGAGCGCCGATATCGGTCACATCCACCCGGCTATCCTGCACAATTCCAGCCCGTAACAGATCGGCGTTTGGGGCTTTGAGGTCAACAAACCCACGCCCGAAAATAAAACTACCGCCGACGGAGACATATTTGTTGAGTCGAGCCGCCGCACCAAAAGCCACATCGGTTGAACCGACCTTGGAATCAAAAAACAGGGCGCGTGAACCCAGGCTGTCTGGGTCTACGACTTTGCTTTGGAAGGCAAATACTGAATACACCCCAACGCCAAATGCATATTTGTGATTTCCGCTGGTGTAGGTCACTTCACCCGCCAGCCCTGGCGGATAGATCGTCGCATTGCTCTTGACGCCCTGGAGCGGCCCGGCGTTTCGCTCTCGTTCATATCGAAAATAGGCGCCTTGTAATTCACCCAGGAACCGCCAGCCACCTTTGCCGGAATCGCCGAGTTTTCCATCGGCTTCTTCGGTGTCATTGACTGAAATTTCGGTCATGCCCGCAATGTTGTTGCGGATAAACAAGTTATCTGGATCGGTTCGGGCATTTCCGGTACCGCTGGTACCGGCTGGATTACTCACCGGGTAGTTAATACCTTGAGCCAGGATCTGCTCACCTGTACCCAGGAAGAGCAGTATTCCTAACCCCGCGAACAAGATCGAGAGTTTGATCTTGTTGTGCAACAGAAGAGGACAAAAAGTTGAATTCATTTTTTTTCTCCACGGAATGCAACACAAGGATTATGGCTAACTCCGTTCCTGGGAATAAAGGGGACAAACAGGCAGGAAGGATGTGTGGAAATCCCCTGACAGGAACAAGACACTGATATTAGAGCAATGCGCATTCCACAAAAAGTCTATTTTTTGAGATTGAGAAGAAAGGAGGGTGACACCCAGAAGTTTGTTGAAGATAACCCTGAGAATGGTCGCGGTTCAATCAACAAAGAGAGTACACTTTGAAGGTGAACGTGAGACAAATAAGGCAGTGGAAGTCAGAAAGATGAGGAATTTGAGCCAATGAAATTTGATGAGCTGGATACCAGGATGCGGGTTTTTGAAACAGCCCACGACCATTGCGTTTTGCCGGGACTGTTTATGGTCGCGCGATTGGATGGGCGGAATTTTACCCGTCTGACTCGCGAATTGTGTGATTTTGAAGCTCCGTTTGATGTGCGCTTTCGCGATATGATGACCGCCACGGTTGAGCATTTGATGCAGTGCGGCTTTCGCATTATTTATGGCTACACCCAAAGCGACGAGATTTCATTGCTCTTTCATCGCGAAACCGATGTGTTTCAGCGCAAGCTTCGCAAGTACAACTCCGTGCTGGCTGGGGAAGCCAGCGCCAAATTCTCGATTTTGCTCGGGCAAATCGGATGTTTCGATTGCCGGGTCTCTCAACTCCCAGGGCTTGAGCAGGTGTATGATTATTTTCTCTGGCGGAGCGAAGATGCCCATCGCAACGCGCTCAACGGACATTGCTACTGGCTGTTGCGCAAAGAAGGACAAACTCCGGAAGCTGCCGCCAAAACTTTGTTTGGGATGTCAGTACCCGAAAAGAACGAACTCCTCTTTGAGCGCGGTGTGAATTTCAATGATATTCCCGCCTGGCAAAAGCGCGGTGTCGGAGTTCATTGGGAGACTTACCAAAAACAAGGCTTGAATCCAATCACCGGTGAACCAGCCCAGGCCGAGCGCCAGCGACTCAAAGTCGAACTGGATCTGCCTTTGAAAGACAATTATATCAGGCTTTTGCAACGCTTAATTGCCGCCAGCGAAGGACCCAAAGAGCGGGTTTAATGTGACATCGCCAGGCAAAGCGAGATACGCGCCAGGATAAGAAACCTTGTGTCTTTTCCGTTGGTATTGAATGATACTGTCGTTGGGCCTGGGGCTCGTCCTGGCCGTGACCGTGGGCTTCGCACCACGGCTATTAAACAACGACCCTGCGGGCCTCAAATCCTTATTCTGGCGCTTATGAGGCAAAGCGAGATAGCGAAATAGCGAAATAGCGAGTCGTCAATCCAGGAGCGTGTGCATCAAGTTACCATCTTGTCACCTTGTCACCTTGTCACCTTGTCACCTTGTCACCTTGTCACTCTGTCATCACTCAGCTTCGGGTTGTGGTTGCAGTGTGGTGGTTTTCCCTGTCAGGTAATTCGCCAGCCTGGTGAAGGTGCGTTCAAAGAGTGGGCGATTTCGGTTGGTATTTCCAGTAATGGAAATCAGGCTGGTGCCATCCGGGCGTGATTCAACCAGAACCCAAACACGCTGGTGCGAGAAGAAAAACACCATCCACAGAAAGAGCGTCAGTAAGGCGGAGCCGATGTAGACGGTGTCTACGCCAGGGTCATACTGGACCTGAAGCACGTGGGCCCGAGAGACTTTTTCAAAATCCTTGAGCGCGGTCCGCACATTTCCCGCCAGTGTTCGATTCCCAACCGGTAAGTTCTCGACTTGTTTGGCCATTTCTTCGTTGAAAGCCAGCACCAGACTCGGTGCACCGCCCGATTCCGGGATCCATTCCAGTTCAGCCACCGGGTTGTTGTAATCGCCTGACTGGGTGCCGACCTGCCCGTTGCTGAACATAAAATCCGGGTAAAAATCAGACAGGCGCAACGTCCCGACACCAGGAACTTTGGTCGCCTCACGGCTGATTTTGACTTCTTGGGGCGTGCCGCCAGTGGTTGGAGTCAGCGACAAGGTAACTTCGCGAGCGCTGGCGATATTGTCAAAGCTGGCCTGGAAGAACCGATACCCACGAAAATCAATCGGCGTGTTGAGGTGGATATGGCCGGCATAATTTTGGCCTTTATACTGAAACAGGACTTTCGTGTGCCAGTCGAGTGTGTTGGGAGCACTCAGATCGTTTTTCTTGGGATTGAGCAGGTCCTGTTGAATGTCCGTGCAGACCAGCGTGAAGGGCATTTCGAATTCATCATCCGGAATGGCCGGATCCGGACTCTGGGTAATGAACCGATTGGTTGTATCGCCTGGCGCCAGCCGAATCACACCTTTGCGGCCAAGTTGTCCGCCAATAAAAGCGCCAATAAAGATCGTGAGCAGGGCCACGTGAATAGCATACGGCATCAGCCGATTCCAAACTCCTCGCTCAGCCAGGATCGTCGTGCTCTTAGTATGCGGATTTTCAGTGACATACAGCCGCATACTCGAAAGGTAACGGAGCGGTCCTTTCGCCCAACCAGGTAATAGAACATGCTCGAACGCATCTCTGATTTTATTGAGGTCAACCGATGCAGTCGGTACCACCACGGAGTCTTTCCAGGGTTGACGATTGATAAACGCCTGGTTGATTTTCAGAACCGGTTTTTTCACATACCGCCAGGCTGCCGGAAAATAATCAATCGAAGCCAAAATGATGTTCAAGCTCACCGTCAAGAGCAGCAGGTTAAACCACCAGGTGTGGTAAATGTCCAAAAACCCAAGAAAGGTATAGAGCGTTTTTTCAGCCGGCAACAGTTGTTGATAGTACTCGCGAAACCCACTTGTGCCTTTTTGAATGATAAAGGTCCCAATCGCCGTGGACAAAATCAGGATGGTGAGCAGGGTGACCCCAACTTTCACGGAACTGAGGAAATCAAGGAACACATCAATCGGGCTTTTCCCTGATGTTTTTTTGGTCTGGGCCTTTTTAGGCCCTTCCAGATCAAGCTGTGTTTCATTCGGATCGTCTACGGAAGGAAGCGTATCGGCTGGTGATGACATAAGACAAATGACCTGATGTAAAGTGATGAGAACGTGTCGAGATAGGACTTTCCACGCATTGGACGCACATTGAGGACCTGGGGAAATTTGATTATTGACGTCTGGAAGTCAGAAGATCAAGACAGATGTCCTATATGGTGGAATGACAGGGTGACAGGGTGACCAGGTGACAGGGTGACCAGATGACAGGGTGACCAGGTGAACAAGGTGACAGAACCTAAGCGCCAGGATAAGGATTTCAGGCCCGGAGGGTCGTCGTTTAATAGCCGTGGTGCGCAGCCCACGGTCTTATCGGATGACAGGGTGACCAGGTGACAGGATGACAGGGTGACCAGGTGACCAGGTGACAGGGTGATGACTTGCCACTCGTTTTGGTCTGACTATTCACTATTTCGCTACTTCACTACTTTACTACTTCGCTCATTCCTCTGGTCTTCCCACCGTTTGGCATATTTCAAAAACACATAGTAGGCCGCAAAATAGCTGACATATAGACCGGCCAATCCATCCAGAATTCCAAGCTTGAGGAAATAAGATTTGAAAAAGGTAAGGGCTGGAAGCAAGGCAATGTGTCTGATTGAGACGCGTTTTCCTTCTGCTTTGAGACGTTGGGCCGCCAGTGTGGTATAGCGGCCCAGTCGTTCGTGATGTTCTGTCAGCGACCGAATCGAATAATGCAACAGGTCCGCTTCCAGATACCCGGCTTTCTGATGTGGGTGGAACGATTCGTGAACAAAATCGCCGCGCCACTTGCCGCTCCCACGTTGATAGAGCCGGAGTTGATAGTCCGGATACCAGCCAGAATGGCGTAACCACCGATCCAGATAGCAGTTACGCCGTCGAACATAAAATGCCTGATGCGTCGGAGTTGCAGCCTTGATAACCTGATAGATCAGTTCTTTGAGTTCCGGGGTGACGCGCTCATCGGCATCCAGATTCAAAATCCAGGGGTGACTGGTCTGAGTTTCCGCAAAGTTTTTTTGCTCGGCATACCCTGGCCACGGATGAATGGTGACTCTGGCGCCAGCCGCACGGGCAATTTCAACCGTTTGGTCAGTACTTTCCGAATCAACCACCACAATTTCATCCGCCCAGGCCACGGATGCCAGTGCGTCCGGCAAATTTTGAGCTTCATTGTGGGTGATGATGGTGACTGACAGCATGAAGAAGAGTGAGTAGTGAGTAGTGAGTAGTGAGTAGTCAATCCAGAAGCAAGAGCGAGTAGTCAGATAACACACAAAAGCGAGTAGCCAGTAATCAGACAGAATGAGGCATGAAGCAAATCTCTTCTAGTTTGAAGTATTTAGGAGAATTACTCTTTTAAGCGTTGAGAATTCGAATGGGTAAGGTCGAATTCTACCAGTGATTGATTGACTACTCGCTACTTGCTACTCGCTATTGTGCGCGACTCGCTTTTCTTCCACTTAAAACTCAATCATCAGGTTGCCGTGGAGAATTTGGGACTGGTGTTTTTCAAATTCTTCGGGCGTTAATTTGTCAGCTCTTACCACGACCACCTGTTCAAGATTGGTCTCAGCCGGAAGCACGACATCGTCCCCAATAATTGAGCGGTGGATTTTGGAGCCTGGTCCAATCTGGACATGTTTCCAGATAACTGAATCAGTAATGTGGGCGGACGGGTCAATCCGGCAGCCCTCACCCGTGACAGCGGTTTGGTTGTGCGGACGTTGCAAGTGCAGGCTGAGATCGAGATAGCGGCGCAGGGTGCTGAATTCATACCAGTATTCGTGCGGATTGCGGGAAACATAGCCTATGACTGGCAATCCCTGGGCAATGGCTTTGGGGTAAACATCAGTGGTGGAGTGCGAAAAAACACCACGTGGAATCAACTCAAAGATGGCTGGATCCAGGATTTGAATTCCAGTAAACATCAGCGGTTCTTCAATTCCGTCATTTGGGGCTGGAAACCCGGCAAATCGGGTGACCCATCCACGCTGGTCAACTTCAACCATACTGAATCGCTCGCGGCTGGTATTTGGCCGGAGCACCAGCGTCGCCAGTGCTTTCTGGCTGAAATGAAGGTCAATGGCTGGTCGCAAGTCAATATTGGTAATCACCTTGCCGTTCATGACAACAAAGTGATCGTGTTCCAGTAGATGGCGGGCATGGTCAAGCGCCCCGGAAGTCCCCAGGATTTGATCGGCTTCATCGCTATATTGAATGCGACATCCTAACTGGCTGCCATCACCCAGCGCTTCGCTGACGGATTCGCCTTGATGGTGCAGGTTCACCACCAGGTCCTGAATCCCAGCCTGTCGAAGATAATCAACCGTGTAGGTAATGAGCGGGCGGTTTAAAACGGGAATGGCCGGTTTCGTGCGATCAATGGTGAGCGGCCAGAGGCGAGTTCCGAATCCAGCCGCTAAAATCATGGCATGCATAAGGTGTAAGGAGTTGAGGTTTGGAAGGAATGTAATGCCACTTTGGGTTGAGGGCTGAGGGCTGAAGACTCGCAAGCTCGGAGCAAAAGAAGGGATGAGGGATGAAATAAAACCAATTTCTTCAGCCCTGAGCCCCAAGCCCTGAGCCTGACGTCTTCAGCCGGAATAGACGTTACCCTCTGCGGAACAGCCGATTGAGAAACGAGCCTGAAATGTCCTTGAGCTTGTCGGCTGGTTTGGCTTCGGGGCCTGGTTGTTTCGGAGCTTCAGCCTTTGGTTCTTCATCAGCATTGCGGCCTAAAGCTTGAAGGGCAGCCGGGTGGTTGGGTTGAATTTTCAAGACGGCTTCAAATTGCGTTTTGGCACTCTTATCGAGGCCACCGTTTTTGTAGACTTTTCCAAGCAGCAACAACGCATCAACATTTCGTGGATCAATCCTGACGGCTTGCAGCAAATGCTCTTCAGCTTCTTTTCGAAGCTTTGGATTTTGTGAACAGACTTCGGCCAGATGCAGGCGATATGACACGTTCTCAGGGGCGTACTTGATGGCTTCGCGCAGATATTTGGTCGCCAGCAGATAGTCTTTTCGCTCCAGAGCCGCCCGGCCATAGTTGTAATTGCGCTGGGCAACTTCCAGTGGGCTCATCGGGGCCACTGGAGTTCCGGAACCTGAAGTAAACCCGACACCCCCACCTGTGGTTGAACCGAAATCAGGTTTGGGCATGTTTCCGGTCGGCGGACTGCTCGGGGCTGGGCTCAAATTGGGTTTGGGCATATTACTGGTGGGCGGGCCACCTTCTGGCCGGGATTGATTGCTCGTACTGTGCCCAACTCTCGATGCGTCGCTGCTGGCAGGTGGCGGTGCCGGCGACATCGGCTTTCCAAAACCGCTTGACCCATGACCCGAACTTGACGCTGCGGGAGGTGGTGACATCGGCTTTCCAAAACCGCTTGACCCATGACCGGAACTTGACGCTGCGGGAGGTGGTGACATCGGCTTTCCAAAACCGCTTGACCCATGACCGGAACTTGAAGTGGTTGGGGGCGGGCTACTCGGGGCGGATGATGCCGCTTTGTAAGGATTATGCGTTGCTGATGGTGTTGGCGGCGGTGGCGGAGCCGACGACATGCTAGAGGTGACGCTACTTGCCCCAACACCCAGAAAATCATCATAGCGACGGCGGAAATCAAGATCTTTCAGCTTTTCATAGGCTTCGCCGATCTTGGCAAAGACCTGCTCGGCATCCGTCAAAATATCTGGCGCCCCATACTGACGAAACCGATCTGGGTGATATTTCTTAGCCAGGGCATAATATGCCTTTTTGATATCAGCTTCACGGGCCGACGGATCAACCCCAAGCACCGTGTAGTAGGTCGTGGTCTTGAGCGAATTGATGTACTGGATTTTTTTCAGGTCGTCACGTGCATCCTTTTCCGCCATCACGGGTTCAGCCGATGAAGGTGTCGAGAGTGGGGGCTGTGAAGCGGTGTTTGGGCCAGAGACGGGGATCGTGGCAGCCGCACTTGATTTTGACGGTGGCGGTGGTGGTGTCGCTCTCGCCGGAGCCGCCTGCGAATGGATTGACGCCGGGCGGCTGCCATCCATCATTGGGCGTGGATAATCACTGTCCAAAATGCCGGCGCAGATCAAACCATAAATCACTCGCAACACCATGGCTTCGGGCAAGCCGCACATGGTGACCAGTTCGTCCAGCGAATGGGAATCTGTGATGCGCGAGAGTAAAAACCCTTCGGTGCCGTCCAGTGTGGCCTGCATGAGTTGGAGTGGCGCCTCCATCGACATTTGAACTTTCTGAGCGACTGGGCCCACGGCACCACGAATCAAATTTTCATCCGTGATGGTTCGCACTCCCATCAAGATGATATTTGGCGTCAACAAATCGAGTTTGACATCGTGTGCCGCACGGGTATTTTCTTCAAAGGTGAACTCACCCTGGCTCCAGCCAAAATTGGCCAGGATGATTTCGGTAATCTGGCGTTTGGTATAAAAATCGGCTTCCTCTGGGCTCAGAAACCCAAGTTCAATCAGGACTTTCCCCATGCGCTGTTTGCTGTTGGGATGGAGCAGTGCCTGATCATACTGTTCGCGGGAAATGCGGTTTTCACGCAACAGGAAATCTCCCAGTCGTTCCTGTGGCAAATTGGAAAGGGCAAACACCAGTTTGCCTTCTTCGACAAAAATGGCGCGCAACGTTTTATCTTGAACAAGCCGAAGCAATCCTGTACGGCGTTTGAGATGGAGTTCGCGAATGACGTCGGGGAATGAAATTCGGCTGAAATTACCATTCATACAACTAATTCCAAATGGACTGAAAGGGGAGCATTGTGACGTGTCGTTCTCAAACTCTAACGACCGCCTGTTTGACTGTCAATGAAACCTTCTATATCCGTTCCGCTTGACGAGAAACCCTGGTTGCCGAACCAGTGGACTGGTTGTCAGAACCTGTCATCCGCAGTACACTGCTGTTCGCGCATTTGCTGGAAATTCTGTGTAACCTCTTCAAAAAGATATACTTACTTGCCTGGATCCGAGCTTTCATGACACCACTGCTCAAGTTTTTTGTATTGACCCTTGGCCGCCGATTGCTCATTGCTGTCCCTGTAATGTGGGCGGTGGTGACATTGGTGTTTCTGTTAATCCACCTGGTACCTGGCGATCCGGTTTTGATGTATTTGGGAGACAATGCGCGTCCTGAAGAAGTTCAGCGAATGCGCCACCAGCATGGTCTGGATTTATCTTTGGGACAACAGTATTTACGCCTCTGGTTTGGTGCGCGCTCAACCTCACCTGGCCCAGGTGGTGCTGTTGACCAGAGTCGAGGGTTGCTCCGGGGTGATTTTGGCCAGACGTTTTCTGGAAAAAGCGTCACCACCCAAATTGTGCAACGCTACCCGTCCACTTTGCAGTTGGCCCTGGCGGCGATGGTTGTGGCGGTATTGATTGCGATTCCATTGGGAGTGACCTCGGCTGTTCGACGCGGCACCTGGACAGATAGTCTGATTTCCGCCGGGTCGTTACTGGGAATTGCACTTCCCAATTTTGTGCTCGGCCCACTGGCAATTCTGATTTTTTCGGTCGAACTTGGCTGGCTACCAGTATCCGGAACCGGAAGTCTGGACCATCTGGTATTACCGTCGGTTACGCTTGGAGCCGCACTGGCCGCAATCCTGACCCGCCTGGTCCGTTCCAGTGTGCTCGAAGAACTCAACGAGGATTATGTTCGAACCGCACGCGCCAAAGGGTTGCCGGAACGGGTTGTTCTCTATAAGCACATCCTGAAAAACGGCATGATTCCAGTGATTACCATTATCGGGTTGCAATTTGGGGTGTTGCTCACCGGGGCCATCATTACCGAAACCATTTTTGCCTGGCCCGGATTGGGAGATTTGACCGTCAAATCAATCAATGAGCGTGAATATCAACAGGTCCAGGGAAACTTGTTAATCATTGCTTTGACCTACGTCGTGGTCAACACCCTGACCGATGTCCTGTATCGGCTGTTTGATCCACGAATTAAGGTTTCTTGAGAAGTTGATAAGTCAGTAGTCAGTAGTTGATAAGTCAGTAGTCAGTAGTTGATAAGTCATTAGTCAGTAGACCAAACCCAGATATTTCAGTTTGCAAAGACCTTGAAAAGAAATGATTTAATAAGAACCAAAAAGACTTGACACAAATTCCAAAATCCCAACACTCGACTACTGACTACTGACTACTGACTACTGACTACTGACTACTGACTACTGACTACTGACTACTGACGGAACCTAAAACCGGAACGGATTGCGAATGAGCAACACCGGCACGGTTTGGCCAGTTGCAACCACTGACGTGCCCTCTTCCAGAAAAATCAAACCTTCAGCCCCCAGCATTGAACTGAGAACTCCTGATCCCTGGGAAGCCATGGCTTTTGCCACGAACTGGCCGTTTTGGTAGCTGACATTGGCTCTCAGAAAAGTTGGGCGGTCACCCTTGGTTCGGATATCACTTTCGGTAACGGCTGTAATTTGAGGGAGATGCCAGTTTGATGCCGGGTATCCCTTCAATTTACGGAGCGCCGGACGCGCAAACAGCAAGAAAGTCAGCATGCTCGAAACCGGATTGC
Protein-coding regions in this window:
- a CDS encoding ABC transporter permease, whose protein sequence is MTPLLKFFVLTLGRRLLIAVPVMWAVVTLVFLLIHLVPGDPVLMYLGDNARPEEVQRMRHQHGLDLSLGQQYLRLWFGARSTSPGPGGAVDQSRGLLRGDFGQTFSGKSVTTQIVQRYPSTLQLALAAMVVAVLIAIPLGVTSAVRRGTWTDSLISAGSLLGIALPNFVLGPLAILIFSVELGWLPVSGTGSLDHLVLPSVTLGAALAAILTRLVRSSVLEELNEDYVRTARAKGLPERVVLYKHILKNGMIPVITIIGLQFGVLLTGAIITETIFAWPGLGDLTVKSINEREYQQVQGNLLIIALTYVVVNTLTDVLYRLFDPRIKVS